The Gammaproteobacteria bacterium genome includes the window AGAACTCGATGAATGGTTACGGCGGCGCATGCGTTGCTGCTACTGGAAACAGTGGCGGTGGCCGCGCACCAAAATCAAACATCTGGTCAACCTGGGCGTCAGTCTGAAGGAAGCGATTAAAACCGGCGTAAGTTCGAAAGGACCGTACGCCATGTCGCGCACACCGATCACGCAAATGGCGATGTCGAACGCTTGGTTGGCCGCACAGGGCTTGGTGTCGATCAAAGATCAGTGGGTCCGTTTTCATTATCCTGCTTCAACCGCCTAGTGCGGACCCGCATGCTAGGTGGTGTGGGGAGCGCCGGAGAAATAC containing:
- a CDS encoding group II intron reverse transcriptase/maturase; protein product: GRSWGVSLNYRHRELRQYITGWMNYFSLSEYYRPIPELDEWLRRRMRCCYWKQWRWPRTKIKHLVNLGVSLKEAIKTGVSSKGPYAMSRTPITQMAMSNAWLAAQGLVSIKDQWVRFHYPASTA